A stretch of the Uranotaenia lowii strain MFRU-FL chromosome 3, ASM2978415v1, whole genome shotgun sequence genome encodes the following:
- the LOC129757810 gene encoding uncharacterized protein LOC129757810, giving the protein MASGSVTSSKPKKEPENFEYNNNDTGPYRVFVELKEQGASNVNINKFSLGAHLKKIEDIKGNVQELQQLGKNKIIVKLNNYDKANKLVNLINTDNSIYRAYVPKHAVSISGVIADIPLEITEEEILNDIESEAPVICVKRLFRYDENNEKIFSQRVSVTFRACVLPRNVRLFCCVTRVQPFLQRSNFCQNCLRFGHKTENCKGRKRCHKCGIIHNSDKEYEECKSQIKCVFCKTTEHVSGAINCRETIRQKNIKNTMAYQNLTYAEAQKLTPITTMNRFESLNQTSSFPAINETFAKVVSKSNELKQQWSKTNEMRPKLFPTVPSKQNNEPIKSAPKRIRNEEPTGVYYDNINLSHNNGTGLNNPHKTSDTNTYIMRKVAETKKEFQLMMMNFYTELVGQENTDPESVQRFKQLAKKHLKLDTTFM; this is encoded by the coding sequence ATGGCGTCCGGTAGTGTGACGTCATCAAAACCCAAAAAAGAGCCggagaattttgaatataacaACAACGATACAGGGCCGTATCGAGTGTTTGTCGAGTTAAAGGAGCAAGGAGCGTCAAATGTCaacataaacaaattttcactgGGAGCTCACCTGAAGAAAATCGAAGATATCAAGGGCAATGTGCAGGAGCTACAAcaacttggaaaaaataaaatcatcgtGAAACTCAACAACTACGATAAAGCAAATAAACTGGTGAATTTGATCAATACCGACAACAGCATATATCGGGCTTACGTTCCCAAACATGCTGTCAGCATATCTGGAGTCATCGcagacattccactagaaatcaCCGAAGAAGAAATACTGAACGACATCGAAAGCGAAGCACCGGTAATCTGTGTCAAACGACTTTTTAGATACGATGAAAATAATGAGAAAATCTTCAGCCAAAGGGTAAGTGTTACTTTTCGAGCTTGTGTACTCCCCCGCAACGTACGACTGTTTTGTTGCGTCACCCGCGTTCAACCGTTTCTACAGAGATCTAATTTCTGTCAGAACTGCCTGAGATTCGGACACAAAACAGAAAATTGCAAGGGTCGAAAAAGGTGCCACAAATGTGGTATCATTCATAATTCGGATAAAGAATACGAGGAGTGTAAGTCGCAAATTAAATGTGTATTTTGCAAAACCACCGAACACGTCTCAGGAGCCATTAACTGTCGTGAAACTATTCgccaaaaaaacattaaaaacaccATGGCATACCAAAATCTAACATATGCAGAAGCCCAGAAACTAACCCCTATCACTACGATGAATAGATTTGAATCTCTCAACCAAACATCTTCTTTCCCTGCCATCAATGAAACTTTTGCTAAAGTAGTCTCGAAGTCCAATGAACTCAAACAACAATGGTCAAAAACAAACGAAATGCGTCCCAAATTGTTCCCAACTGTcccttcaaaacaaaataacgaaCCAATAAAAAGTGCCCCTAAACGAATCCGTAACGAAGAACCAACCGGAGTCTATTACGATAATATTAATTTATCCCACAACAACGGTACAGGCTTGAACAACCCTCACAAAACATCTGACACCAATACATATATAATGCGTAAAGTTGCTGAGACGAAAAAAGAATTCCAGTTAATGATGATGAATTTTTACACCGAACTAGTTGGCCAGGAAAATACTGATCCTGAATCAGTACAGAGATTTAAACAGCTTgcaaaaaaacatctaaaactTGACACCACATTCAtgtaa
- the LOC129754905 gene encoding mitochondrial carrier homolog 2-like — MDWQREDKYEYDQDNEWIRFGLRLGVTTALHPFEYAKVLMQIGFEPIAPVPGRTLFGRPTMILPNVFKYAQFIKDVDGFSGCFRGLSAKIVGNMLSAYYSEKVADEMGLEAAPTDKCSDSAAPTPEEDSEQLDKQFRKQLKRNVVVHTAGVVISHPFHVISIRMMAQFVGREKIYTGLWQSIREIWSQEGIAGFFAGFMPRLICDLGCLVISSSATYLVSKYLVREREGRVYVSSISQFVVSSMFYPYHVVSTSMIVNGSRLKAGSMPFMEQYSDWRDCFSKLKAAGQHKRGNSLFFRYTSRSLTNSYESKKLMN; from the exons ATGGACTGGCAACGCGAGGACAAGTACGAATACGACCAAGACAATGAGTGGATCCGGTTCGGGCTCCGGTTGGGAGTCACCACGGCGCTACATCCGTTCGAATACGCCAAAGTGCTGATGCAG ATCGGATTTGAGCCGATTGCTCCCGTTCCAGGAAGGACACTTTTCGGCAGGCCTACTATGATTCTACccaatgtttttaaatatg CACAATTCATCAAAGATGTTGATGGTTTTAGTGGTTGTTTCAGGGGTTTAAGCGCCAAGATCGTCGGTAACATGCTGAGCGCTTATTACAGCGAGAAGGTAGCCGACGAAATGGGTTTGGAAGCAGCACCGACTGACAAGTGTTCGGATTCTGCTGCGCCAACTCCGGAAGAAGACAGCGAGCAACTGGACAAACAATTCAGGAAGCAACTGAAACGGAACGTTGTGGTGCACACGGCTGGGGTCGTCATTTCACATCCGTTCCACGTGATATCCATACGGATGATGGCTCAGTTTGTGGGCCGAGAGAAAATCTACACAGGACTGTGGCAATCAATTCGGGAGATTTGGTCCCAAGAGGGAATTGCAGGGTTTTTCGCTGGATTCATGCCCCGGCTTATTTGCGATTTGGGTTGTCTCGTTATTTCAAGTTCGGCAACCTATCTGGTCAGCAAGTACCTTGTCCGGGAGCGGGAGGGCCGAGTTTACGTTTCAAGCATTTCTCAGTTTGTGGTATCGAGTATGTTCTATCCTTACCACGTGGTATCAACCAGCATGATCGTTAACGGATCTAG ACTGAAGGCAGGATCCATGCCATTTATGGAACAGTACAGCGATTGGAGAGACTGCTTTTCTAAGCTTAAAGCCGCCGGTCAACACAAACGGGGAAACTCGCTGTTCTTTAG aTATACCTCACGCTCTTTGACTAACAGTTATGAATCGAAAAAACTGATGAACTAG
- the LOC129751015 gene encoding trafficking protein particle complex subunit 8, producing the protein MIHLTGQNLTPKEIVQNIFSPIVGAIISPQAEELCQKNNLSFVEMLQPFLKLSSDAHFRDTAGTSVSIKGLRVGVCDVNWRPPQTILAKKMLNESVNSAVGEKVRGVQLEDGTFVDIPTAEPWFEQWRETFLSVQFPSDHEFTRHLLCSLIVVSSIDVNPLEVAGQLTKKLQMMQSITPPRLPKWFANDSLNCYVMLHDGCSGDIGKAQQAFEGLKSNYGDHKCFLLQINSHQGPPMECPDPWLRYLKKHQRSEVTAAELDSAPKTPQDMSSVTSMPNTIQTISVTPGGSSSTSDSLSTSGIVILESIAHPLSPVQDTGIEIQETASLTSSIDSLSQQTINPNVWTVESDVDIAHGTFLTAGDLDNLKHFVQDFTVRALIPYVEKLVGVLNDSISNKKGVSRSLLSATKRWFVTNKPGTNTNQNAVVYTNESTELQTRKLGDLYFMFGHYSLAFQAYHQAKRDFNADSAWQYYAGALEMAALAAFMQGTPNRKTYDYMEEAIVTYLNICKMPQFATRATLLSMECLKSAKMFNEAAKQLIRMTSEDSDLRSALLLEQAAYCYLLATPPQYRKYAFHSVLAGHRFSKSGQRKHSFRTYKQAYQVFENRGWNLAEDHIQYTIGRQAINLKKLDEASNCLAHLLRPSSLQSSNQQAFFLKDFLATQKAILARGEISDILTISLPKILQIATRVLVISPPPVANPLYIPASNITISSTQIEESVWNKMEEMLVQSASRKSIMIFKPTRSLYTHESPALDNPKSVHGEAVEIAFNLENAIKPPIAFENINVLWEFRKESQEIYSNKPLFMTEIDATNRKEIENVVTSTSIPSVHFGEYEVKTMSLKLIPRCTGQLRILGIVGKISSSATGTTEAPNLWGKQLFEALPIRTNAKDNKQLQFDKKLEIEVLPPAPALHVSFSQCPTELLAGEVVPIKIHMTNAGVSALNDIYICIDAPRYVLVNPKESEIPLSIRRDLKNLVNDNLSKEKEARKQYVFKAFAESEGDCIEPSETKVSTVWLQAPYLKGQKQLKMLIYYGMPADYPKMKHRLVRHTWSFNVNESLLLDANCNISNPATNELGVDINLKNLNQVHHPLMTEITINEIVLFCGTYQLNPRKIVYIKNPGYRKHLIENGGLKTNETLSLRCNLQKRAEDVKFGTDFREYISDKLSTVSIRAPGEAMVKCLPSVHSTGSFLMKTETKYIRVYESTNNEEFNQIISQLDRHMTVCVNWSAQINDNGSTRVAYGQHFVQLRKLYDSVFCPPSERHQQVIFTQNEVVYGIFEDLDAVIPKASDEIDDGWGENNSFVAQRCFLEEQMQPVELTANA; encoded by the exons ATGATACATCTTACCGGGCAGAACCTCACCCCTAAGGAAATTGTCCAGAACATCTTCTCTCCCATCGTTGGAGCAATAATCTCCCCGCAGGCCGAGGAGCTATGTCAGAAAAACAATCTCTCCTTTGTGGAAATGCTTCAGCCCTTTCTGAAGCTTTCTTCCGATG CACATTTTCGGGACACCGCTGGCACGAGTGTCTCGATCAAGGGGCTACGAGTGGGGGTGTGTGATGTTAATTGGCGACCGCCGCAAACGATCCTGGCCAAAAAGATGCTGAACGAATCGGTAAATTCGGCGGTTGGTGAAAAAGTACGCGGTGTACAGCTAGAAGACGGAACCTTTGTCGATATTCCGACTGCAGAGCCCTGGTTCGAACAGTGGCGGGAGACCTTTCTCTCGGTTCAGTTTCCTTCGGACCACGAGTTTACGCGCCACTTGCTGTGTTCGCTGATCGTGGTTTCCAGTATTGATGTGAATCCTTTAGAGGTTGCTGGGCAGCTAACTAAGAAGCTACAAATGATGCAGAGCATAACGCCGCCCAGATTGCCCAAGTGGTTCGCCAATGATTCGTTGAATTGCTATGTTATGCTACACGATGGCTGCTCAGGAGATATTGGAAA AGCTCAACAAGCGTTCGAAGGACTGAAATCTAACTACGGGGATCACAAATGCTTTCTATTGCAAATCAACTCGCACCAGGGACCACCCATGGAATGTCCCGATCCTTGGCTTCGTTACTTGAAGAAACATCAACGATCGGAAGTGACAGCCGCCGAATTGGATAGCGCCCCAAAAACCCCTCAAGACATGAGCTCAGTGACATCAATGCCCAACACCATTCAGACGATTTCGGTTACCCCGGGAGGTAGCAGTAGCACTTCGGATTCATTGTCCACGTCAGGCATTGTGATTTTGGAATCTATTGCACATCCGCTGAGTCCTGTTCAGGACACCGGCATTGAAATACAGGAAACAGCTAGTTTGACGTCAAGCATTGATAGCTTGTCTCAACAGACGATCAACCCTAATGTTTGGACGGTCGAAAGCGATGTAGACATTGCCCACGGGACGTTTTTGACTGCTGGGGATTTGGACAATCTTAAGCACTTTGTTCAGGACTTTACAGTTCGAGCGTTAATACCGTATGTTGAGAAGTTGGTCGGAGTGCTGAATGATTCAATTTCCAACAAAAAGGGCGTTAGTAGATCTTTGCTCAGTGCAACTAAGCGATGGTTTGTTACCAATAAACCGGGTACGAACACCAATCAAAATGCAGTCGTTTACACAAATGAGTCTACGGAACTACAAACGAGGAAACTGGGTGATCTTTACTTTATGTTTGGACACTATTCTTTGGCTTTCCAGGCATATCATCAAGCCAAGCGAGACTTCAACGCCGACTCCGCTTGGCAGTATTACGCTGGAGCACTGGAGATGGCAGCATTGGCGGCATTCATGCAAGGAACACCCAATCGCAAAACTTATGACTACATGGAAGAAGCAATCGTCACCTATTTGAACATTTGCAAAATGCCTCAATTTGCGACACGTGCTACCCTACTTTCGATGGAATGCCTCAAGTCAGCAAAAATGTTCAACGAAGCTGCCAAGCAACTTATTCGAATGACCAGCGAAGATTCCGACCTTCGATCGGCACTGCTTCTTGAACAAGCTGCCTACTGCTACCTCTTGGCAACGCCACCTCAGTACAGAAAATATGCATTCCATTCCGTTTTGGCCGGCCATCGATTCTCGAAATCAGGTCAGCGGAAACATTCGTTCCGAACGTACAAACAAGCCTATCAAGTATTCGAAAACCGTGGATGGAATTTAGCCGAGGACCACATCCAATACACCATCGGAAGACAGGCAATCAATTTGAAGAAACTTGACGAAGCCAGCAACTGTCTGGCACATCTTTTAAGACCTTCCAGTCTTCAAAGTTCCAACCAGCAAGCCTTCTTCCTCAAAGATTTCCTTGCTACCCAAAAAGCCATCCTGGCCAGAGGTGAAATTTCCGATATCCTCACGATCTCGCTTCCGAAGATTCTCCAAATCGCAACAAGAGTACTCGTTATTTCTCCTCCCCCGGTAGCAAATCCTCTTTACATACCGGCCAGCAACATAACCATATCGTCCACTCAAATAGAAGAGAGtgtttggaacaaaatggaggAAATGCTTGTGCAAAGTGCTTCCAGAAAATCGATAATGATTTTCAAACCCACTCGATCGCTCTACACCCACGAATCACCGGCGTTGGATAATCCCAAAAGCGTTCACGGAGAAGCAGTAGAAATAGCTTTCAATTTAGAGAACGCCATCAAACCTCCAATCGCCTTTGAGAACATTAACGTACTGTGGGAATTCCGCAAGGAATCCCAGGAAATCTACTCCAACAAACCCTTGTTTATGACTGAGATCGATGCCACCAATCGCAAAGAAATCGAGAACGTCGTTACAAGCACTTCTATTCCCTCGGTTCATTTTGGAGAGTACGAGGTCAAAACGATGTCTCTAAAACTGATTCCCAGATGTACTGGGCAGCTTCGAATCCTTGGCATAGTAGGAAAAATTTCCTCTTCCGCTACCGGCACAACTGAAGCCCCGAACTTGTGGGGTAAGCAACTTTTCGAAGCCCTCCCAATCCGCACCAATGCCAAGGACAACAAACAGCTCCAGTTCGATAAGAAGCTGGAAATCGAAGTGCTTCCCCCGGCTCCAGCTCTTCACGTGAGCTTTTCTCAATGCCCAACCGAACTGCTGGCCGGTGAAGTGGTACCGATTAAAATCCACATGACCAACGCCGGGGTCAGTGCACTCAATGATATCTACATTTGCATCGACGCTCCCCGGTACGTACTTGTAAACCCCAAAGAGTCGGAAATTCCTCTCTCGATCCGAAGGGATCTGAAGAACTTGGTTAACGATAATTTGAGCAAAGAGAAGGAAGCACGGAAGCAGTACGTCTTCAAGGCATTTGCCGAATCGGAAGGCGATTGCATCGAACCCAGTGAGACCAAAGTTAGCACCGTATGGTTACAGGCACCGTATCTGAAAGGACAGAAGCAGCTGAAAATGCTCATCTACTATGGCATGCCGGCAGACTACCCTAAGATGAA ACATCGTTTGGTTCGGCACACCTGGAGTTTCAACGTCAACGAATCGCTCCTGTTAGACGCGAACTGTAACATCAGCAATCCGGCTACCAATGAGCTGGGGGTCGATATCAACctaaaaaatctgaaccaagTGCACCATCCTCTGATGACGGAAATTACAATTAACGAAATCGTACTTTTCTGCGGAACCTACCAGCTGAACCCTCGGAAGATCGTTT ACATAAAAAATCCCGGTTATCGGAAGCACCTAATCGAAAATGGTGGTCTCAAAACGAACGAAACGCTCAGCTTGAGATGCAATCTGCAAAAGCGTGCAGAAGATGTCAAGTTCGGGACCGACTTTCGGGAATACATAAGCGACAAACTGTCCACGGTATCGATCCGTGCGCCGGGCGAGGCCATGGTCAAGTGTCTACCGAGTGTTCATTCGACCGGTAGCTTTCTGATGAAAACCGAAACCAAATACATTCGGGTTTACGAGAGCACCAACAACGAGGAGTTCAATCAGATCATCTCGCAACTGGACCGGCACATGACGGTTTGTGTTAACTGGAGTGCCCAGATCAACGATAACGGATCTACCCGCGTGGCTTATGGGCAGCATTTTGTGCAGTTGCGGAAATTATACGATTC gGTGTTTTGTCCTCCATCGGAACGACATCAGCAGGTAATCTTTACCCAAAACGAAGTTGTATAtggtatttttgaagatttggatGCGGTGATCCCAAAGGCTAGCGATGAGATCGATGACGGCTGGGGAGAAAATAATAG TTTCGTTGCACAACGCTGTTTTTTGGAGGAACAAATGCAACCTGTTGAACTTACGGCGAATGCATAA